The genomic segment GGTCTATTACCTAACACAGTTAAAAGTTACAGCCTTTCTGATGATGGTAACTTTACTGTCTATCTAGAGAAGGAATGTTATGTTGAATTTGATTACTTGGTCTATTATGAGAAGAAAATAACTGGGAAATTGGGTTACGGGTCTATCACAAATTTGAAGGGGATTCAGGTTCAAAAGTTCTTTCTTTGGCTCGATGTTGATGAGATCAAGGTTGATTTACCACCGTCTGATTcgatttattttcaagttggGTGGATTAATAAGAAGCTTGATGCTGATCAGTTTAAGACCGTACATTCTTGCCGTGCTGGTGTCTCCTCTGGGTCTTGTCGTGGACTGTGGAAGCAGTTTCTCGAGGTATTTACTTGTTTTGTTTGATCAATATTtactttggaaaaaaaatatttccttaTTAGGAATTTGAGGTTGATTactgttgtttttgtttgtgtcCTGTTCTTAATTTTGTCTTGGATTTTTTGTGGCTATTAGATGCTTGTGAATTTGTTTTGGTGTTTGATTGGAATTTTGTTGAGATTGAATTCATAGAATATACTACAAGATTGATAGAAGGAAAGTTGAATTGTTCATTCATAGACTGTTGTCTGTGATTGAAAGTCAACCCTAATCTTACTAGTATCGCAAGAAGAGGAGGAAGTAAATGTGGAACTTTTAGAATGATTATGCTTTTAAAGAAGGTGACTTTTGAGCTTTTAGGTGGATGCCTAATTTTTCCAGATTTATTGGATCTTTATGTGCTAGAAAGTTCAATAATCAATGAGGACCTAACGCTACGGAAAATTGCTGTTTGTTGATCATGATGTTAAACCGGCAGGGCTTATCGACGGGGAGGAATTCTTTTTCCCTTCCAATTGATGGTTGTTTGAATTTCTGCTCTTTCAGTAATTGATTGGCTAAGCTTCCTTTGTGGTTTGCAGACGTTAATTTTTCCAGTGTTATCTCTATTAGtgtataaattatgaaattaatgcACATGCTTGCAAAATGCTATATTATACTTGGTAATATTAGGAATTAGTTCTTGGCAACTTCTGTTTTCCTTCTTCGAAATTATCCTAAGGTGTTCGCTTCCTTTTTTCCCCACAATTCCCAGCTCCCAGCTCCAGATGACGACGTTCAGATGCTCCTCACCGAGTAGATACAACCAGCCCTTCTGCTGTATGGAAATGTAGCTGAGGGAGCACGATATCCAAGTAATTAGCGTTCTAGTTTTAGTGTTTTATCTCTCAACTCACAACCTAGAGTCTGGCAGAGTCTTATGTAAACTAGCTGTGGAGTATCCCTCCTCTTATTGAGCTTTATGAACATCAATAAGAAGAGAATgttgtatgtatatatgtacCTGGACAAGTACCAAATGTAACATCAAGTGTCTGAACCGTGCCTATTGGAAGTATCAAGAAGGAACTACTTTAGATTATGATTTTGTGATACTGGATTGAATGTTTGTGCTCAATTTATATGCCCTAGTTCTAAACTAATAACTAGCAAGGATTGGTCATATATGGATGATATTTTATGCTGTTTAGGACTAAACTTCCTAAGGGGACTGCTAGAGGCAGTTGTGTCTGTCGTGACTGCTCCATCTAGTTCTGTTCATGCCCCACACCGCCGAGCTCTGGACATTGCCTCTTGTACCAGGCACTTCAAAGTAGCTGCCTTTAATCCTTTATTTACCTGGATGGTTAAGAAAATCCAAATAAGCTATCCTGAATAAGCTATGCTATGATGGTTAAGTACCATTGCAATCTTTTAGGATGATGTCTTTTCTGGTAccgttcataatttttttggcaGGTTACTAGTTTGCTAGCCCGTGTGCTGACATTCTACtcttgatcaattttttttttaatgtaaccaaaatatttaaattacagttaactattaatattattattaaacttaagagtcaatattaaaatttttaaatttaaaattaaattaaacagtaaaaaaattaatttaatatgattca from the Populus nigra chromosome 1, ddPopNigr1.1, whole genome shotgun sequence genome contains:
- the LOC133695040 gene encoding uncharacterized protein LOC133695040 isoform X1; this encodes MAYSHLGITLLSLILFISLSKTTLSQDPPRSVFEILPKFGLPSGLLPNTVKSYSLSDDGNFTVYLEKECYVEFDYLVYYEKKITGKLGYGSITNLKGIQVQKFFLWLDVDEIKVDLPPSDSIYFQVGWINKKLDADQFKTVHSCRAGVSSGSCRGLWKQFLELPAPDDDVQMLLTE
- the LOC133695040 gene encoding uncharacterized protein LOC133695040 isoform X2; this translates as MAYSHLGITLLSLILFISLSKTTLSQDPPRSVFEILPKFGLPSGLLPNTVKSYSLSDDGNFTVYLEKECYVEFDYLVYYEKKITGKLGYGSITNLKGIQVQKFFLWLDVDEIKVDLPPSDSIYFQVGWINKKLDADQFKTVHSCRAGVSSGSCRGLWKQFLEVAADQIFSCVACSL